ATGGTTTGAAACAGTCTTTAAAAAGGTTTTGCAATTCTAATCCGTGTATTtacttaatgttttatttttgttgtacTTAAATGATAAACAGAAAATTCGCGGGAGAAGGAAACGCTGTTGTACCAAGTATTCTCTTTCAGAAAATTATGATCTTACAGTACTTTTCGTTGACGCCATCAGTTGCTAACGAGTTTCTGAAAGGTATCTAAAAAGTTAGGTAACTACAAGACTTTTTAATGTTTCGTAAATTTCTCTAATATCTTTCTTGATATCAAACTTTTGAGTTCAAAGAACACACTCTAAAAATAtactacaaatatttaatttttcatttttaagtatttcGTTTTgcttttcttaaaatattgtatattgcttgttatatttaatttaccaTGAAAATTGTGGATgagaataatgaaattttaattttttatagcaattCTATACACGTGATTACTTTTGATTAGAATGAAGTGTGTgcatttatatgatatattttttaaaataattgttccaataaatttttaaaacgttttaaaaGTTGTGACATTTTGTGTGTTTcgtggaagaaaaagaattttgctgAGATTATCACCTTTCGCTCTAGTCCTTCTAACGATAATTTCCGTAgctcaaagaaaaatatttccctTTCCGCGCTCGATTGATTCGCGTCTACTTATCTGACTCCAATTCGCCAAGTTGTTATTTGTGTCGAGGAGGGCATTGAGATATCCATTGTTACCGTGAGACTGCCTCCGGGTATTGCGGAGCCGGGAGGAACTCACTTAAAAAGACGAGGGAGAGTAAAGGAGAAGACGTTTATAAAGAAAGGCGAAGATTGGAGAGCGGAATCTTTATACGTTCTCTCATTAGACGAGCGACAACCCTTGCTTTCGATCGTCGAGCGCGTGagctcgacgacgacgacgacgagttGCTCGGTACTTTGTACCTGTCGTGGACAGAGAGACGCGGAGGAACACAGGGGCCGCGTTTTTCAGTAATCAACATTTGTACTGGGCGCGCGTGTTACACTTGACCGTCTCTTTGCCCGACTCCGAGTGTCTTCAAGCGCAGGCATCACTTTTCTACGCGTGCCTAACCGCACGAGCTAACCGAGGCGAAATTAATGAGTTGAACTTTTTTCCCTtcctttttcatctttttttttctttttatttctcttttctttcattcgGATATATACCCGTGACGCAGTGCTTTGCAACGCCACGGTTGAGCGCGTTTTAGCAAAAAGGGATGCATACGTGTATGTACGGTAGCAATAACAGAGCGGGAGAATGGGACCGATCGGCGGTGAACcgaattgaaattaaaacgaAATCAAAAACATGACAAACCGCCAGGCGAGTTAGCGAGGCAAATTGGCATGAGTTGATAGCGAGTTGAATCGGTGAGCgggcttttattttaaaatcccGAAATCCGATTCACGATCCCGATCGCCTGTGGTAACCGTCCTGTATAATAACGCGACAAGGAtgtgagaaatataaaattttgcagggACCGGTCCGCTTCTATGACAATGAGAGGAAAGCGTACATTCTTCTAAAACAATTCCTGGGTAAGTTATTTCTTGATattggcgcgcgcgcgcgcgagcgcgcgagagagagaattttgtATTTAGAATTAAACAGATAGATCAAAGTAcctatttcgaaataaatttcagaGTACTGGCTTGTAGTACAGCAACTAATAaaggaattcaattaaaaactatatcGTGCGGAACGCGCAGATTGCaactttaatttaacaaaagaatttttaaattgcactaatgaataaaatatattgcgcCAGTTTTAGttagttattattttgttttttgctCGATATTGAAAATCGGTTATGTCACATCAGTGGTGTAATTTACAGATCAGTGCGTGTATTTCTCGCGGCCGATCCgatttaataacaatagaGATACGGATAACGGATGTTAAAAATTGGTCGGTTCGAAATAAGTGCTTAACGCAAGATAGGAATATTGTCTTATCGGCGTGCGCGTTCTCGGTTGAATGTGAACTCATCCTTTTAGACGGTCGCGAGGTAAACATAGGCGAATATGATAGCATAACTGGCATTCTGGATCTGACCAGAAGAGAGGCCTCGTTGTGGAACGGCAAACCGCCGCCGAAAGACAGGACGGTTCGCATCATCGAGCACTCCACCGTGGATATCACGCTGTACGCGGTGCTAGCCTCGGCCGCTAGTGTCGGTATCGTCTTGGCATCCATTTTTCTCGCCATCAATATCAGATACAGAAATCAAAGGTGACGGCTCCGCCGTAATACGTAACAATTATAGAACCACGCGCGTAACACGGTTCCTCCATTTGGCTCTCAGCTTACTTTCCCAGCCCCGGGGAGCGAACGTGCGCGGCTCACACGCGAAACTCAATATTGCAGATACATCAAAATGTCATCGCCCCACCTGAACAACCTCATCATCATTGGTTGCATGCTGACCTACAGCAGCGTTATCTTCCTCGGACTCGACTCACAATTATCGAGCGTGGCGGCGTTTCCGTATATCTGTACGGCCCGAGCGTGGCTGTTGATGGCTGGTTTCTCGTTGGCCTTCGGCTCCATGTTCTCGAAGACGTGGCGTGTACATTCCATATTCACCGACGTGAAGCTCAACAAAAAGGTATAACTCGTTAACGACCGTAACCGTAACGAGAATGGCGCGGGCGGGGCGACCTTTCGTGTTCAACGTTAACGTTAACGAGTCCGTATCGTGATTCAGGTGATAAAAGATTATCAATTGTTCATGGTCGTTGGAATATTGTTGGCTGTCGATCTAACGATCATGACAACGTGGCAAGTGGCTGATCCGTTTTATCGGGCGATAAAACAAATGGAGCCCTATGTgagtacaaaaatatacaaaggtttatatatctatgtcaATAATATACGCTTATAAATTTTGGTATTCCTCTAATATCATCTATCATAATTTGCGAAGCAAACTCGCGTTAATGCTCGTTAATAGGCGAATTGCCTCTCGATTGCAGCATCACCCTTCCAGCGAGGATATAATAATCATCCCGGAAAACGAGTATTGTCAGAGCAAtcaaatgaatatttatctGTTTTGCATATATGCATACAAAGGCCTTTTAATGGTAAGTTAAGCTGAATCGCTAAGCGCCTCAGCGGATAAAATGGCATACGATATACACTCACCTGACCGGCTTTCAGATATTCGGTGCCTTTCTGGCATGGGAAACGCGGCACGTTAGTATACCGGCATTAAATGACAGTAAATACGTAGGGATGAGCGTGTACAACGTTGTTATAATGTGCGTCACCGGTGCAGCTATAAGCTTCGTGCTGACTGACAAACAAGACGCCATGTTTATAATGTTGGCGGTgttcattatattttgtagTACAGCCACTCTTTGTCTGGTTTTTATTCCTAAGGTACGTTTGTGTATCTTACTCGAcgttttgcattttaaattgGCTGACCTTCGATCGTAGACGTTCGAAGAGATTACTTAATTGAGTGCTTTCCGTTTAGCATTTTCCGAACGGAAACTTTGTCAAacggatttaattttaaatcggCAAAGTCTCACAAAAGTTCTCGTTCATTTAAGCATGATACTATTGATTTGTTTGATACTATCTATTCGCCGCGTGTTCAATCTTCAGCAATCTTCTTATTACAGATTACAGTACAGGATCTTTGAAGAGCTTTCTTTCAGAGTCTCGGAATTCTCAGTcgatatacttatttaaagaaactttTCAATCACATCTGTGGcgtcaatcttttttttttttttttggaatttatattattagagaaaaaaatatttattaaaatatattcgctGTCCACATTTTATAGtcttttatacttatatcattttttctgttataattttatgttaattttacttatgttaaaaatacaatattgttTCAGTTAACGTTTCAAACACATTTCATGTTTTCTTtacgtgtatatttttaaaggacCTGCCCTAGAACAATAATAAACGTCCATTCTATTCTCGGGATGAGAGACTGGCAGAGTCAAGTAAGTCTCTTGGGATTTTCAGGTAATAGAGTTACGCAGAAATCCACAAGGGGCGATAAATAAGCGGACCAGGGCGACTCTGAGGCCGATGTTGAAAATACGAAGGGACTCGACAGTCAGCGAGCTCGACGAGCGCTTGAAAGAGGCGAAGCtgacgaataaaaaattccgGAAGCAATTGTTGCAAAAAGATTCCGAGCTTCAGGTAAGTTTTTCCGTTTCATCAAACTTCTAAACGGCATTATAGGAAGAATTACTTCGCCGGTGTTACAACTTGCTACGTTACGCAGTGTCCTACGTCGCAGAACCTACCTTTATTTTCTCAGGGGTTCTGCGACAAATCTGGAATTGGTTTTTAACGTTCAgcagtaaaattaatctttattgaGGAAACTAAATCTtagataagaattaaaaaaaaaatagaaaatcatataatatattttatataattatttacgttattttatgtttatttctgTCTAACAACTAATTTCGCTAAAACGTTTTTCTTGACGAAATATATGCTGTTTAATAAAACACTCATCCGTGCACTGAATTAATTTAAGGGAGGTTGATAGCGGTCTTCGATTAACGGAAAAGCGAACGACGCACCATCCATCCTTAATTcggttatatataaataatcacgACGTCATTGCTTCGTGCAGTTCGCCCTCCgagaataacaatttaaaattattccgaCGGGTTTCCAGTACACTTGCACGTTTAAGTAATATTGTACTTAATCTAGAAATGTTGCATTCACATCGTGCTCGTGCGTGGCGGCTAGAGGAAGTTATTTCATTATCTTGCATATTACTTCAGGGGTTTTTAAGGAGAATGGGCGAGGAGGTTGAGAGCGAAATGCAAGAGACGGTCGACACGTTGCCGGTCCCAAAGCCAGAAGAGGCCGTTAAAAGGGAAGGTAAATATTCCATTTAATgtcttttaaaagaaattttgatatttgtcgaataaaattaaaaatagtttaaagtagtgtcattatattttatattaattagaatgtaATTAACTTTACTACATTTTCCTCACGCGGAAGACAACTCTtcaaaaacttctttttttttttaatattccggtctacaaattttatataaaacgagAGTGATGGATAAATTACAAACTCTGCGCCAAGTTGCAATCTATGCAGAACGATGGATAACATTAAATCAccgtattaataattttgatttatttatttgacagGACCATCGATAACCACAGAGACGACCGATGTTTCAATGTCCATGTGCAGCTTGAACTCGTCAACCGTTTCGCAGCCGGAGGGTGATTACGTCAACGTGGATCAAGTAGCAAAGTACGTAATCACGTTTGATATTAAACTCCACCTTCAGATCTAAACCCTTTAACGGAACATAGTTAAATTGACCATTGTGTATAGATGAATTGTgtatagataaattatttgacaaaagTAATTAATCGATTTGTTTGACGATTGACAATTCAATGGTAATTCCATAAgacgatatataaaatagaaacttgACAAAATTCAGAAAAGTGTTcaaaaacgtatttttcaaacaattttagGCCGTTAAAATTACTTGTAATTTAtccatctttttttaatttctttccaaAAGTTAGGGGAAAAGATTTaaacgattattttaaatatttcggtAATCCGTCTACCCTACTGACCACGACCCAAAAGTCTCCGGCGCACCCGATTCGCCGTCCATTCTCAGGATAGTCGCGTGGTGCTTGTTCTAGGAAAAGGGCATCCCTTTCGAAGGCCACGTCAATCATCATCGACAACGAAAGAGTGGCTGTAACGAGCCAGGCGATCGAGGAGAGTTCCTCTCCGGGCGCTGTGGCGGCGTTGGACGCAATGCCGCCGTCGTTAataacgacaacgacgacaacggcgataacgacaacgacgatgacGCATATGAGGCATACGTGCGGCGCGGACGCGTTGCGGCGCAAGAGCGTCCCCGACGAGGCGGTCAAGGACGGCGAGCCGTTGCTGAAGCGTCACAGGAGCCCGGAGCCGCTGCCAAACGAAGCCATGACCACGCGCTACGGTTTCGTGCCGCCGGTCGTTGAGGAAAGCGACTCCGTGATCTTGGAGGAGACCGAGATCGCGAGACACGTGTGCCGCGTGAGGAGAAGGAGCAAGGACGAGCGCAGAGCAAAGCTGtcgacgccgccgccgacCAAGAACGTCTCCTTCGGCGAGCTCCACGAGCAGAGCTACATCGAGCACGTGATGCCGTTTTCATTGCAATACGTGCCGAATCATCGACACGCCGGTAAGAATCAGCACTTCCGAGTTCTTTTTCGCGGTTGACAATTAGTATGACACACGTATAAGTGAAATTCgtgttacagaaaataatttttatatatgtacgtttAGTCGTTACCACGCATGTTGTAAACCGCCTTTCAaaagtatcaatttttaaactcTGCAAAAATACATGTGCAAGTGTTAAAAAGCATCAGGCTTTATAGAGTAGATGGTACTCATaaaatcaagtaaaaaaaatgtttggtAAATATCAGTTGAAAAATACTCACCGAAGTTACAAGTAATTTTCggttttgataatataaagcTAGTGATGTTGCTTACTTTCATTTATgtgatgtaaaaaaagaaagaattattttaagtgTTTCAATTTACGTTCATTGAGccttctttatttattgagTACTATTTATTCTACAAGTCCTGTATGCCGGGTTAACTATTGTTACATGAAACAGCGCGAAGTCAGTCGGCATTAGCATCCGAGATTTGACTTGTTTGCCTAGATTTCTTAGGTATCTTTAGACATTATGCGCGGACGCGAGACGATACGTCAGGTGTTTTGTTGACAGGGAAGTACGACGAGTCGATGTCGACGATAATCCAGCGTTCCATGTCGGAACGCACGCGGGAGAAGTGCCTGCGGCTGCACATCGGTGGCGGCCACCCCATAGTCGAGTGCTCGCACCGCGTCGCGCGCCGCATGTGCCGTCACGCGGGCTCGAAGCTGCGCCATCAGGCACGGTTGGAGTACGTGCAGAGCACCCCGAATGTGGCAACGATGCACAACGGCAAGCACGTCGCGGCGAACGCACGCGATGGAAGCGGCGACGTGAACGGTACCCGTCTCTCGGTTCTCTTGATTACGCGTCCGTACAGCAACGGAAATTTGCGGAATACTAAACGGCCGCGGAGAACGAAACACGTCCCGAGACGGAAAGAAGAGTATATTTGTTAACAATTAGAAACCCTAATGATTTAGCAAATCTGTAGCCGTACGGACGGTCcgtttttcataataattaagtctCGAGATTGCATAAAATTATCGGCATCTTAATGAGATACCGCAGATTTCTTACTGTGCATAAATAGTGTTGCATTTAcgccaaaactaaaaaatacaaaaaattgatagGTTTTCCTACGATTAAGATGACGGGAAAAATCTTTAAGACTTCAAATCAGTAATGGAAAATAAGAAagccagagagagagagcaattATGCTTGGATACACATTACATCACCTTATTACCTTGTTTGATATTGATTTCGTGATTAAACACTAAATTTAACTGTTGCGTTCGAATccatatatcaatatatcataCTCAGCAGCTATCGTATCTCGTGAGGTAAATTGTATTTACTTATGTTGAAGTAGTAACAAACGTTTAATAACGAAATCGACGTCAGCCAACAAATTAACAAGGTATATAAAATGTCCGAATAGCAGTATAATTACGCAGCGAAGTTATTGATATCTCCGGCTAATTGAATGCATCGGATAATTGCCTACCCGAGTCTCGggaaatattcatatcttCATTATTCGAGTACGTCAAGGGAACAACGCCGCGATACACGCGAAGCTACGTATACGTGAGAGGTCTATTCGGACATTGTGTTTAAATGTGTTTCATACGTTTGCCTTCGAGAGTGAAGGATGTAACGTCAAGCGTGCTAGATTTTGGCGCGGATGCAACGTAGTAGACAGTACGTATAGAGCCACGAATTTCGTTGTTGAGACAGTCCCCGACCTTGGTGTCCTCGCTTGCAGGTGATTCCTCGGTGAACGTGTCGAAGATGTACAGCGCCGTATCGGACGGTGAACTGCTGGATCTGACGATTCTGCCGATCTTTCAGAAGCTCCTCACCGAGCGGCACAAGAGCACTGCCAGGCGGGGCTATCGCTCGAATATAGCTAGTTGCCCGAATATATCCATCAAGTGCGACATCGTCGAGTACCTCTAACGGCCAAGCCGGCGGCGACCTGACGCTTTCTCCTCACCGCGCCGGCACGCGCACACGCGAAATCACGTTTCTCGTCACGGACTCACCCCACAGGGCGTGCTAGATCGGTTATCTAAGTTAATTAGTTAATCTCGCGTTTGCGAGCGTCTTTTAGATTGTTGCGCcccgagcgagcgagcggccGGCGACGTTATTCGCGATAACGGCATCGTTAAATCGAACGTATTTCAGACGGTTTTTACCACTCcgttgatttatttataagaatgaTGATGGACTTGAAATACCGCTACCGCGtcgcgttaattaattattcgttcCGTCTCTCGCGTCCTCGCTCTACAGCACTCGATATATCACGGTAAAGCGCGGACGAGGACAAAAAAAGAAGGGTAACATAACGCTCTAGTAATAATGATGCTCGAATCGTATAACTCTCTTATCGAGATACGAGAGAAAGACAACGGTCGACGAATAAAGGTAAGACTTTTTCTATTAACACACGAGAGATATTTTCTAAAGACGACGATTATAGTTAAGCGTAGGAACGTAGAAGGCGAAACGAgggagaaaataaagaaaaaaaaatgtttaaaaaaaacagagaaaGCGAATTCGGAGTTTAACAAAGTCTATCGCGAGCTCGAAGACTCAAAAAGCCACCGAGATCTCAATATCTGCTCGTCTCATCGTCGTTATTCGGTTCTAGACGTAAATGGAGTAAATGTACGGATTTGCGCGCGATATTATCGAGCACACTTAGTTACTTGAACGTCAGTCAATAGATCCTGTATCTCATTAGTGACGCAGCATGTTACGTGACATATAACAAACATTACGGTGAAGCAAACGAGGGAAAAACTTCGTACCTATCCATGATACAGCACACGCACTTTCGAGAGGATGATGTcagagaggaagggagggacGGAGGTCGTCTATGCAATCGATATAGCGTATCGCTTTCGGGGGGAGAGGGAAAAGAGGGTCGGGGGTAGACCCTAGCAGCaaacaaatattgtttaaatatttcctaGTGCGACcgaagaatatttttgtgacgCGACTTTGAAACATATATTGAACTAGTTCTAGTTAACgcggttaattaattaacggatATATACCTTCGAGATATTTACAAGACAAATTACAGGAAaaccaaaaaaagaaagatatttgttAGCCGCGGCAGATCGGAAACTAGATTTAACTGTTGACTGTTGTAATGATTTTCAACTTGTAAAGCATTTTTCGTTTGTGACGACGAGAATCCTGGAGAATGAGGATTTATAAGCATCTCCGTCGGCTAACAAGTGTTTTttagagagcgagagaaagagagagagaaagtatgtatgtgtgtatatataatctataagGATTGTTGAAGCAAAGATATCGAGAGCATGTTAATTAGGAGTGTTTCCGTTCTCTCCTTCGAGCGCCCGTTTTCACGAGGCTCGCCAAATCTCAGGCCGGAAGGCGGTAGGAGCggtattttacaaatattaaaagtaagttTTCCCTCGCGtacatttctaaaataaataactatgtgtttgtaaatatatgttacgAAGTAATGTATATTCATTGAATATTTCCTACACACAGAGAACACACATACACAGGCGtgacacgcatacacacacacacacacacatctaACTTGGCGCGTATAGCCAATCCTAGGGGATAATTATGTGAACGTTCACCAAGTATATTTCGTTCTCCGCTAGGGTGCTGTGTTCAAAAATACCTCGAGGAGTATGGCGGAGCATGTTAATAAAATGCCTTCGGGTATATCCCTAGAACTGATAAttatcgaatcgaatcgaatcgaatcaaTGCATGCATTGTCAATTGCCCCATACCCTTTCGTTTTCTACGAGgagtaataaaagaaacacGATTCATTCTACGCGAATCGCACGACTAGGAAGATTCGATTCCTCGTGAGGAAATCGAATTGAACGTCTTTCCTGCTCTAAAACGGGGTGACTGTATCCGAATGCGGGTTGCGGGGGGAAAAATGTGCGGTTGAAAGGTAAAGCGGATACAACGCTCCTTTATGCGAGTGAAATTGAGTTTTCGTTATTTCAACTTGCGAGTGAACTCATTAAAAGTAGAGCTCGCTGAGTATTTCCGTGAGAGATTCCTAAGTTTCCTAAGTTGCGAGGGTTTCAGACTGCGCGGCCTAAGTCGACGTAACTTGCGACGTGTATTCACGACCGAAGTTAACGGAGAGtccaagaagaaaaaggataaGATcgctttcctttttctttttttcttcctttttagCGCAGTTAGTCGTTCTCGTGTAACAGTACCCCGTTTTACGGCACGAAGGCGGAAGTTCGTCGTGCAACTCGCGTTTAAATATAGAGACACAACGATTTCAAATTTCATCAAGGGCGACATCGCGACTCTCAATAACGGTCTCGATCGCGTCGTTTCGAAACATTTAACCGGAGGAAAACGACGCGCTAAACAACGCGGTACAATATTCCAATTAGTTaaggataaatttatttccggTCGATACCGGTCGGTACGCATGACTAAACACTCGACGCGTTTGTACTCGTATTCCTACTGTTAGAGCATGATCTTAATATCCCGTAATAATTACGTAAGTCAGTGGTGTCGCCGGTAGGCAAGCCATGCCAaaagttttttacaaattattgcgagaacaaaaaaaaagaggaaaccCGACAgcaatatatctattaatgcGACTAATGTATGCGTGCGTGCAGCAAAGCCAAAGGTGATTAAGTGAGTGTGATAAGAGTGACGAAGCGTTCTGTCTTCGAGATACATATACGTCACTGTGACACACGGATGTATCTTTGCGAAAAATGGGCGAATTAAAAGTGATCGACTGGAATTCGTTCTGTAAAATTCGATTGCCAGACTTTGAAACTGGAATATGTTAGCGCTGAAACTTCGTAGTTTCTTTTAGTTTTGACCTCTTCtcgcaaagaaaaaaagtttctttcttCCGATTCTCTCGATCGAATAATGTGATTCGagtagttaaatttttaattaggaCCGAAACGACAGTTAACACATGCGATTGAGCACACGATTTCGGAAATTCTGTTCCCGCCGATTTCTTTTAATTGAAGGACTTCTTGTAGGAATACCTTTTAAGATTTTCTTATC
The nucleotide sequence above comes from Temnothorax longispinosus isolate EJ_2023e chromosome 4, Tlon_JGU_v1, whole genome shotgun sequence. Encoded proteins:
- the Gaba-b-r2 gene encoding gamma-aminobutyric acid type B receptor subunit 2 encodes the protein MKARVAFTSRDVVGTDWMKGGRGRDGMRTAGQVSAAIGRGGGSRRRTLMLLVAIACCCWLLLIGECAGQKPINLGGSKKRDVYIAGFFPYGNHVPEGHIGRGVMPAVKLAVEHINEHPTILRDYRLHMWWNDTECSAAVGMKAFFDMMHNGPHKVILFGGACTQVTDPIAKASKHWRLTQLSYADTHPMFTTNSFPNFFRVVPSENALNAPRVALLLHFNWTRVGTIYQNEPRYALVHNRLVADLDESKIELVETQSFATEVRTALEKLKERDVRILLGNFNEVWARKIFCEAYRFGLYGRKYQWVIIGTYTREWWLSTNSECDPAELSKALQGVILTDLLPLTTEEQHTTSGITPDQYEEEYNSRRGGEYSRFHGYTYDGIWTVALAVKHVARRIRHIHRNQTISDFRYRDALWERLFLEALRNTSFDGVTGPVRFYDNERKAYILLKQFLDGREVNIGEYDSITGILDLTRREASLWNGKPPPKDRTVRIIEHSTVDITLYAVLASAASVGIVLASIFLAINIRYRNQRYIKMSSPHLNNLIIIGCMLTYSSVIFLGLDSQLSSVAAFPYICTARAWLLMAGFSLAFGSMFSKTWRVHSIFTDVKLNKKVIKDYQLFMVVGILLAVDLTIMTTWQVADPFYRAIKQMEPYHHPSSEDIIIIPENEYCQSNQMNIYLFCIYAYKGLLMIFGAFLAWETRHVSIPALNDSKYVGMSVYNVVIMCVTGAAISFVLTDKQDAMFIMLAVFIIFCSTATLCLVFIPKVIELRRNPQGAINKRTRATLRPMLKIRRDSTVSELDERLKEAKLTNKKFRKQLLQKDSELQGFLRRMGEEVESEMQETVDTLPVPKPEEAVKREGPSITTETTDVSMSMCSLNSSTVSQPEGDYVNVDQVAKKRASLSKATSIIIDNERVAVTSQAIEESSSPGAVAALDAMPPSLITTTTTTAITTTTMTHMRHTCGADALRRKSVPDEAVKDGEPLLKRHRSPEPLPNEAMTTRYGFVPPVVEESDSVILEETEIARHVCRVRRRSKDERRAKLSTPPPTKNVSFGELHEQSYIEHVMPFSLQYVPNHRHAGKYDESMSTIIQRSMSERTREKCLRLHIGGGHPIVECSHRVARRMCRHAGSKLRHQARLEYVQSTPNVATMHNGKHVAANARDGSGDVNGDSSVNVSKMYSAVSDGELLDLTILPIFQKLLTERHKSTARRGYRSNIASCPNISIKCDIVEYL